The Apium graveolens cultivar Ventura chromosome 10, ASM990537v1, whole genome shotgun sequence nucleotide sequence GGACGTAAAAATCAAGACAAGGGTTCGAAGTTGTAATGTATGTGAGTGAATGTCCTATAGTGTAACCTTTTCGATGAGGCGGAGTTAATAAGTTGAACGAATCCAATGCCGGATTTTTAACAGAGGAGGAGGATGATGATGATTTGTTCATCTCCGGTGGTCCTGCAAGATATACAGTAGGTGTTGAAAGAGGAGTACACTCCATCATCACTGTATCAACAGACATTGTGCTTGGTTATAATTCAAGGTTTTTAATTAGGTTGAAGATAGATTTGTGTGTCGAGAAATGTTTATTTATTAGGGTTTGTACCTCTTTACTCGTACAGTGGTactccatatatatatataccaaaaaTTAGAACATTTTTTTGTTCAAATAATGTGCCCCttttttaaaataagtaacttatgattAAATTGAATAAGTGAGTGATAAGttaataaatacttataagttatataaatgtttggataatttaacttataagtcagtcagaattgtttttatttaaatgaattaaaataaataatttttatatataattatcttaattcttatatttttttttgccagaattaattcttatattttaagttatattaacatttaaaaaaatatattttaaaattaaaattgataaaaaaaacgaaaaatcaaaaataagttgTAAAAAAATACGTCGTTAgcaacattcaacttatcagcttataagttgtaaattcaactcTTATAAgctgggtcgacaaacactcgttaATAAGCTGTTACGGGCTAAGCCAATAAGCCCACTTAACGGAATTGCCAAGCGGACCAATGTGGCTGCCTTAGATATCTTACCTTTTCGTCTTCGTTTTTAATTTTATAGTAAAACTTCAACCAATTGTGTTTGCTGTACatcaattttaattttagttgTACCTTTTTATTATTGAATTAACTATCCTTTTATTATTGAATTAATTACTTTAAAAAAACATCAATCAAtcaatataataaaaatttaaaaataattataaaaatacaGCTTATACTTTTATAAATAAGTATTTATTCCAGTATCAGTTATGAAATTCAAATTATACTTAAACTTAATGAAATAATGTAGAGTTATCTGAATGAAATTAAAAATCGTCAACAAAAATTCAGCATTAACAATATTTGTGCTGTTATTGTATCTTCAACAAAATATTCTCCTTTTAATTTGGCGAGAGAACAGAACTACATAAGAAGTCAAGGCGGTGACTTGGCAAAACAAGAATAGAAAAAATGGGTGCCGTGGTGCACAAAAAATTAACCGAATTAAATTATAATGAAACCGCCTTCTGTATAAAACCCCTGCATTCATCTCTCTATATATAGACGGGCAACTGTTTATAAATTTTCAATCCGAAATACAAACCCTAAAACCAACGTGATCGAGATAAATTACATCACAAACCCGGCCCTAAACTTGAACAATGGCGTCTCCGTGCTTATTAGGACCCCCTGAGATTAAAAACCCTAAACCCTCACCATCTTTAGCCAGCTCAGAATCAGCAAACACAGGCAATCCTTTTCTTGATCTCTTGAATTCCAACTTTAATTCCATTACTAAACCACTTAGCCCTCCCAAATCTCGAACTGAAAACTCATCTCCAACTTATTCATCTACCGGAAACCCATGTCTTGATTTCTTCTTCCATGTTGTTCCTAACATGCATGAGTCAACCCTAATTAATTATCTCACATCCGCGTATGCTCATTGCCCGATCACAACTATTAAACTAGTTTGTAATCTTCGTGGCGTTCATGCTACTGGAAAGTCTGATAAGGAGGGATTTTATAAGGCTGCGCTTTGGCTTCATAAGCATCACCCTAAAACCCTAGCTTGTAATGTAGGATCAGTAGCGAAGTTCGGTTACTTTAAGGATTTGTTAGAGATTTTGTATCGGATACTTTTAGGAAGTGATGTGAGGAAGGTAGCTACGGAAGCTCATTCAAAGAGGAAACTTGCAAAACAAGAAAAGACTAAGCGTTCTCGTTCCAGTGATTATAATCGAAGGGGTAAGACTGAGAGGCCTTTTGGACATAACAGTTGGTCGGATGGAGgtaaaaagaagaagaagaataagGGGGTGAGTGATGCGAGTAAGGTAGCGTCGAGAGAGGCTAGAGTGTTGGCTTCAAGAAAGAGAGATGCGATTGAGAAGAAGGAGGCTAGAAGGCGTAGGGAAGAGGAAAGAATTGACAGGGCTAAAGTAGCAATTACTAGATATGGAAGTGATTCTGATTATAGGTTTTTATTTGAGAGAATTTCAGATTTCTTTGCAGAATGTTTAAAAACTGATCTCGTATTGTTCAAGTCCGGCAAATTGAGGGAAATTAGTTTAGCTGCTAAATGGTGTCCCTCATTAGATTCATCGTATGATAGAGTTACATTGGTGTGTGAACGTATAGCAAGAAAGATGTTCCCCAAAGAGGAGTATGAGGCTGGTTTGTTGGATGCTTATTATGCTTATCGTGTTCGTGACCGGTTGAGAAAAGAAGTGCTTGTTCCCCTTCGTAAGGCATTGCTTGAGAGGCAGAGGAGGCCTGCTAAGGAGTTGAAGGCAGGCGGAATGGGTGAGAAAGTAAAAACCGATAAGAAGGGAGGATTTCTGAAAGGGAAAGTGAGGGATGGTTGGTTTCCGCATGAGATAATAGAGGGTATAAACTACGGGGATGGGAAATTAGCCGAGAGCCAATGGAAAAGAATGGTACATAGATTGTCCATGAAAGGAAAGTTGAAAAATTGTCTGGCTGTGTGTGATGTATCTTCTAAAATGAATGGTGTTTCCATGGAGGTGGCACTGGCTTTGGGTGTGCTACTATCTGAATTAAGCGAGGAACCTTGGAGGCGCAATATTCTCACGTTGAACACCAAGCCAGAGCTGCTAAAAGTGGAAGGAGAGGATTTGAGATCAAAAATTGAATTCGTGAGGGAAATGAAGCTGGGAGGTAAACCTGATCTTCAGAAGGTATTTGGTTTGATATTGCAATCAGCCATGATTGGGAATGTAAAAGAGGACCAGATGATTAAAAGGGTGTTTGTGTTTAGTGACATGGAATTCTATCAGGTCACAAACCAATCAAACCAATGGGAAACAGATTATCAAGCTATCACCCGGAAGTTTTCAGAGAAAGGCTATTCTGTTCCGGAGATAGTATTCTGGAACGTGAGGAACTCTAGAGCGACGCCTGTTGTGGCAAACCAGCAAGGGGTGGCACTTGTTAGTGGCTATTCCAAAAATTTGATGACACTTTTCTTGGAGGATGGTGGGGCTGAGTT carries:
- the LOC141691394 gene encoding uncharacterized protein LOC141691394, coding for MASPCLLGPPEIKNPKPSPSLASSESANTGNPFLDLLNSNFNSITKPLSPPKSRTENSSPTYSSTGNPCLDFFFHVVPNMHESTLINYLTSAYAHCPITTIKLVCNLRGVHATGKSDKEGFYKAALWLHKHHPKTLACNVGSVAKFGYFKDLLEILYRILLGSDVRKVATEAHSKRKLAKQEKTKRSRSSDYNRRGKTERPFGHNSWSDGGKKKKKNKGVSDASKVASREARVLASRKRDAIEKKEARRRREEERIDRAKVAITRYGSDSDYRFLFERISDFFAECLKTDLVLFKSGKLREISLAAKWCPSLDSSYDRVTLVCERIARKMFPKEEYEAGLLDAYYAYRVRDRLRKEVLVPLRKALLERQRRPAKELKAGGMGEKVKTDKKGGFLKGKVRDGWFPHEIIEGINYGDGKLAESQWKRMVHRLSMKGKLKNCLAVCDVSSKMNGVSMEVALALGVLLSELSEEPWRRNILTLNTKPELLKVEGEDLRSKIEFVREMKLGGKPDLQKVFGLILQSAMIGNVKEDQMIKRVFVFSDMEFYQVTNQSNQWETDYQAITRKFSEKGYSVPEIVFWNVRNSRATPVVANQQGVALVSGYSKNLMTLFLEDGGAELNPEKFMQKAIAGEEYSELVVLD